The proteins below are encoded in one region of Desulfovibrio sp. TomC:
- a CDS encoding MlaD family protein, whose protein sequence is MSGKANKTMIGLFVLGALALALGGIVALGSGLLFTKKFSCIMYFPNSVSGLEIGAPLLFRGVPIGSVKDISIEADASRLHFFIPVVVEILGNKIKLAPSESGKKGAETLVQARKETPGDLLTQLIEKGLRAQLVTQSFVTGQLAVSLDLMPDTPVRLVGGAPLPEIPTVPSTFEKLTETIKQLPLQELVNRLIGAVTGIETLVNSPELTKMPSKIDTVLTNGNDLMLELRSKVGPLTKNLDEAVNSFTELAKHLDHRTDGLSASAKTAMDSFDATLKESRAAIGKFQKIVNSDSPTVTDLNRALGEIANAARSIRELANFLERHPEALIQGKGGPHK, encoded by the coding sequence ATGAGCGGCAAAGCCAACAAGACCATGATCGGGCTTTTCGTGCTGGGAGCTTTGGCTCTGGCCCTGGGGGGCATCGTCGCCCTGGGCTCGGGGTTGCTTTTCACCAAGAAATTTTCCTGCATCATGTATTTCCCCAATTCCGTTTCGGGGCTGGAAATCGGTGCGCCGCTGTTGTTCCGGGGCGTGCCCATCGGCTCGGTCAAGGACATCAGCATCGAGGCCGACGCCAGCCGGCTGCACTTCTTTATCCCGGTGGTGGTGGAAATCCTCGGCAACAAAATCAAGCTGGCCCCGAGCGAAAGCGGGAAAAAAGGCGCTGAGACATTGGTCCAGGCCCGCAAGGAAACCCCCGGCGACCTGCTGACCCAGCTTATCGAGAAAGGGCTGCGCGCCCAGCTCGTCACCCAGAGTTTTGTCACCGGCCAGTTGGCCGTCTCCCTCGACCTCATGCCCGATACCCCGGTCCGTCTGGTCGGCGGCGCGCCTTTGCCCGAGATTCCCACCGTGCCCTCGACCTTTGAAAAACTGACCGAGACCATCAAGCAACTGCCGCTCCAGGAACTGGTCAACCGCCTGATTGGTGCGGTCACCGGCATCGAAACCCTGGTCAATTCCCCTGAATTGACCAAGATGCCCAGTAAAATCGATACCGTACTCACCAACGGCAACGATTTGATGCTCGAACTGCGCAGCAAGGTCGGGCCGCTGACCAAGAACCTCGACGAGGCGGTCAACAGCTTCACCGAGCTGGCCAAGCATCTCGACCACCGTACCGACGGCCTGAGCGCCTCGGCCAAGACCGCCATGGACTCCTTTGACGCCACGCTCAAGGAAAGTCGGGCCGCCATCGGCAAGTTCCAGAAAATCGTCAACAGCGATTCACCGACCGTCACCGACCTCAACCGGGCGTTGGGAGAGATTGCCAATGCCGCCCGGTCCATCCGCGAACTGGCCAATTTCCTTGAGCGCCACCCCGAGGCGCTCATCCAGGGCAAGGGAGGCCCTCATAAATGA
- a CDS encoding PqiC family protein encodes MISKPRSLVLLLAGAACCLPLLAGCGKSAPTHFYSLSTAAPKTDKTPDGPCVAVGIGPVDFPAYLDRSQIVTRIGENQMHLAEFEQWIEVPHDNFQRALTENLNRLICAKPLYTYPWPVGGHPDRQVVIQVARFDGTLGQEVKLGVSWSILDADNKVLEWRTAEYRETAQGPDYAALAAAQSRLVEQFAKDVAATLGAK; translated from the coding sequence ATGATCAGCAAACCCCGATCACTCGTCCTCCTGCTGGCCGGCGCGGCCTGCTGCCTGCCGCTTCTGGCCGGTTGCGGCAAATCCGCGCCCACCCACTTCTATTCCCTGAGCACGGCTGCGCCCAAGACCGACAAGACGCCCGACGGCCCGTGCGTGGCCGTGGGCATCGGCCCGGTGGACTTCCCGGCCTACCTGGACCGGTCCCAGATCGTCACCCGCATCGGGGAAAACCAGATGCATCTGGCCGAGTTCGAACAGTGGATCGAAGTGCCCCATGACAATTTCCAGCGCGCCCTGACGGAAAATCTCAATCGGCTTATCTGCGCCAAGCCGCTGTATACCTACCCCTGGCCCGTCGGCGGCCATCCCGACCGGCAGGTCGTGATCCAGGTGGCGCGCTTCGACGGGACCCTTGGCCAGGAGGTCAAGCTCGGCGTCAGCTGGTCGATTCTCGATGCGGACAACAAGGTGCTCGAGTGGCGCACCGCCGAATACCGCGAAACCGCCCAAGGACCGGACTATGCCGCCCTGGCCGCCGCCCAGAGCCGGCTGGTCGAACAGTTCGCCAAGGATGTGGCCGCCACCCTCGGCGCGAAATAG
- the rsgA gene encoding ribosome small subunit-dependent GTPase A: protein MELHDLGFDQWFQAHVNGPIQPDCGVARICAVDRGAYRINDATREIPAELSGKFAFTVQDPSGLPCVGDWVTVAYYNNAAAARINQVFPRKTLLRRKSPGETAAIQMIAANIDTAFLVQSCHFDFNPSRLERYLVMAAEGGVAPVIVLTKTDLISQEALEHKIAVLGSVTKARVIALSNVTGAGCEALRQTLVPGKTYGLLGSSGVGKTTLINRLMGREAFETKTVSSTGEGIHTTTRRQLVVLSQGAMMIDTPGMRELGLLDATEALDGGFEDIAALAASCRFADCSHGREPGCAVRAARERGELAEERFANYQKLKKESAYAALTALDKRKKDKAFGRFMKSTKKRMAG, encoded by the coding sequence ATGGAATTACACGATCTCGGTTTCGACCAATGGTTCCAGGCCCACGTCAACGGGCCAATCCAGCCTGATTGCGGTGTTGCCCGCATCTGCGCCGTAGACCGCGGAGCTTATCGCATCAACGATGCAACACGGGAGATCCCGGCCGAGCTTTCCGGCAAATTCGCCTTTACCGTACAAGACCCAAGCGGACTGCCCTGCGTCGGCGACTGGGTGACGGTCGCGTATTACAACAATGCTGCCGCAGCCCGCATCAACCAGGTGTTCCCCCGAAAGACGCTCCTGCGGCGCAAATCCCCCGGCGAAACCGCCGCCATCCAGATGATCGCCGCCAACATTGATACCGCCTTCCTTGTTCAGTCATGCCATTTTGACTTCAATCCAAGCCGATTGGAGCGCTATCTGGTCATGGCGGCCGAAGGAGGCGTTGCCCCGGTTATCGTCCTCACCAAGACTGACCTGATCAGCCAGGAAGCCTTGGAGCATAAAATCGCCGTCCTTGGTTCCGTGACCAAAGCCCGGGTGATTGCGCTCAGCAACGTCACCGGAGCCGGCTGCGAGGCGCTGCGCCAAACCCTCGTCCCGGGAAAGACATACGGTCTCCTGGGCTCGTCGGGCGTAGGGAAGACCACGCTCATCAACCGTCTCATGGGTCGGGAAGCCTTTGAAACAAAGACCGTCAGCAGCACCGGCGAAGGCATTCACACGACCACGCGCCGGCAACTCGTCGTGTTGAGCCAGGGCGCGATGATGATTGACACCCCGGGGATGCGGGAACTCGGCTTGCTCGACGCAACCGAGGCGCTCGATGGCGGTTTCGAGGACATTGCCGCCCTTGCCGCCTCTTGCCGCTTTGCCGACTGCAGCCATGGGCGCGAACCCGGCTGTGCCGTCAGAGCCGCAAGGGAACGGGGGGAACTGGCTGAAGAGCGTTTTGCCAATTATCAAAAGCTCAAGAAGGAGTCTGCCTACGCGGCCCTGACCGCCCTGGACAAACGGAAAAAGGACAAGGCCTTCGGCAGGTTCATGAAATCGACAAAGAAACGGATGGCGGGCTGA
- a CDS encoding HyaD/HybD family hydrogenase maturation endopeptidase yields the protein MSGEPQKILILGVGNILYTDEGVGVRAVEHLIEHYDFSDNVTLMDGGNLGMRLMQPLMDSDYCIVLDAVLGGDVPGTVYRLTGDDLRKSLAFKDSMHQSDLVDTLIYCELIGKRPETVVIGMEPFDFKNMCVELSPTVAARLPAMLDVALQELADAGGTATPKV from the coding sequence ATGTCCGGTGAACCGCAAAAAATTCTCATCCTCGGCGTCGGCAACATCCTCTACACCGATGAAGGCGTCGGTGTGCGCGCCGTGGAACACCTGATCGAACACTACGATTTCTCAGACAACGTCACCCTCATGGACGGCGGCAACCTGGGAATGCGCCTCATGCAGCCGCTCATGGACTCCGATTACTGCATCGTCCTTGACGCCGTGCTCGGCGGCGACGTCCCGGGCACCGTCTACCGCCTAACCGGCGACGATCTGCGCAAGTCCCTGGCCTTCAAAGACTCCATGCACCAGTCCGACCTCGTCGATACCCTGATCTACTGCGAACTGATCGGCAAACGGCCCGAGACCGTGGTCATCGGCATGGAGCCTTTTGATTTCAAAAACATGTGCGTCGAGCTCTCCCCCACAGTGGCAGCGCGCCTTCCCGCCATGCTCGACGTCGCCCTTCAGGAACTGGCCGATGCCGGTGGCACTGCAACGCCCAAAGTCTGA
- a CDS encoding nickel-dependent hydrogenase large subunit, whose protein sequence is MAESKPTPQSTFTGPLVVDPITRIEGHLRIMVEVENGKVKDAWSSSQLFRGLEIILKGRDPRDAQHFTQRACGVCTYVHALASTRCVDDAVKVNIPGNARMMRNLVMASQYLHDHIVHFYHLHALDWVDVTNALKADPAKAAKLAETIAPARPGNSAASLKAVQDRLKAFVETGQLGIFTNAYFLGGHKAYYLPPEVDLIATAHYLEALHLQVKAASAMAILGGKNPHTQFTVVGGCSNYNAMTKEPLANYLALTQEVCKFVNDVYIPDLLAVAGFYKDWGGIGGCTNYMAFGEFATDESSPEKHMESSFFPSGVIMNRDLGKVDKVDLGAIYEDVKYSWYKPGADGLHPYDGVTDPSYTKLDDKDHYSWMKAPRYKGKAMEVGPLARCFLAYAKGQPEFKKIIDMILGKLSIPATALHSTLGRTAARGIETAIVASKMETWIKEFADSSAKDNTLCGKWEMPGESKGVGLADAPRGALSHWIRIKDKKIDNFQLVVPSTWNLGPRGSAGDKSPVEEALIGTPIADPKRPVEILRTVHAFDPCIACGVHIIEPETNEVLKFKVV, encoded by the coding sequence ATGGCTGAGAGCAAACCCACGCCGCAATCGACCTTCACCGGCCCCCTCGTGGTCGATCCCATTACCCGCATCGAAGGTCACCTGCGGATCATGGTCGAAGTTGAAAATGGAAAAGTCAAAGACGCCTGGAGCTCCTCGCAGCTCTTCCGCGGCCTCGAAATCATCCTGAAGGGCCGCGATCCCCGCGATGCCCAGCATTTCACCCAGCGCGCCTGCGGCGTTTGCACCTACGTCCACGCCCTGGCCTCCACCCGCTGCGTGGATGACGCCGTCAAGGTCAACATCCCCGGCAACGCCCGGATGATGCGCAACCTGGTCATGGCCTCCCAGTACCTCCATGACCACATCGTCCACTTCTATCACCTCCATGCCCTGGACTGGGTGGACGTGACCAACGCCCTCAAGGCCGACCCGGCCAAGGCCGCCAAACTGGCCGAAACCATCGCCCCGGCCCGGCCCGGCAACTCCGCCGCCTCGCTCAAGGCCGTGCAGGATCGCCTCAAAGCCTTCGTCGAGACCGGACAGCTCGGCATCTTCACCAACGCTTACTTCCTCGGCGGCCACAAAGCCTACTACCTGCCGCCCGAGGTCGATCTTATCGCCACCGCCCACTACCTGGAAGCCCTCCACCTCCAGGTCAAGGCGGCCAGCGCCATGGCCATTCTTGGCGGCAAAAACCCCCACACCCAGTTCACCGTGGTCGGCGGCTGCTCCAACTACAATGCCATGACCAAGGAACCCCTGGCCAACTACCTGGCCCTGACCCAGGAAGTCTGCAAGTTCGTCAATGACGTCTACATCCCGGATCTGCTGGCCGTGGCCGGCTTCTACAAGGATTGGGGCGGCATCGGCGGCTGCACCAACTACATGGCCTTCGGCGAGTTCGCCACCGACGAAAGCTCCCCCGAAAAGCACATGGAATCCTCCTTCTTCCCGTCCGGCGTCATCATGAACCGGGACCTCGGCAAGGTGGACAAGGTCGACCTCGGGGCCATCTACGAAGACGTCAAATACTCCTGGTACAAGCCCGGGGCCGACGGCCTGCATCCCTACGACGGCGTTACCGATCCCAGCTACACCAAGCTCGACGACAAGGATCACTATTCCTGGATGAAGGCCCCCCGCTACAAGGGCAAAGCCATGGAAGTCGGTCCTCTGGCCCGTTGCTTCCTGGCCTATGCCAAGGGACAGCCGGAGTTCAAGAAGATCATTGACATGATCCTCGGCAAGCTCTCCATCCCGGCCACCGCCCTGCACTCGACGCTCGGCCGCACCGCCGCCCGCGGCATTGAGACGGCCATCGTCGCCAGCAAGATGGAAACCTGGATCAAGGAATTCGCCGACAGCTCGGCCAAGGACAACACCCTGTGCGGCAAGTGGGAAATGCCCGGCGAGTCCAAAGGCGTCGGCCTGGCGGACGCCCCCCGCGGCGCCCTGTCCCACTGGATCCGTATCAAAGACAAAAAGATCGACAACTTCCAGTTGGTCGTTCCCTCCACCTGGAACCTCGGACCCCGTGGCTCCGCCGGCGACAAGAGCCCGGTCGAGGAAGCCCTCATCGGCACCCCGATCGCCGATCCCAAGCGCCCGGTCGAAATCCTGCGCACGGTCCATGCCTTCGATCCCTGCATCGCCTGCGGCGTGCACATCATCGAGCCTGAGACCAATGAAGTCCTCAAGTTCAAGGTTGTCTAG
- a CDS encoding hydrogenase small subunit: MNFSVGLGRDDAEKRLEQNGVSRRDFMKFCATVAAAMGMGPAFAPKVAQALTAKHRPSVVWLHNAECTGCTEAALRTIKPFIDSLILDTISLDYQETIMAAAGDAAEDALHKAISSPDGYYLVVEGGLPTIDGGNWGMVSGHPMLETTKKLAPKAKGVICIGTCSCYGGIQKAKPNPSKAISVSEATGLTTINIAGCPPNPINFVGAVVHVLEKGIPELDSNGRPKIFFGELVHDNCQRLKHFENSEFAPSFDSEEAKKGYCLYELGCKGPVTYNNCPKVLFNQVNWPVGAGHPCIGCSEPDFWDTMTPFYEQG, translated from the coding sequence ATGAACTTTTCCGTGGGTCTTGGCAGGGATGATGCGGAAAAACGGCTTGAGCAAAACGGCGTCTCCCGCCGCGACTTCATGAAATTCTGCGCCACTGTGGCTGCAGCCATGGGCATGGGCCCGGCGTTTGCACCCAAAGTGGCCCAGGCGCTGACAGCCAAACACCGTCCGTCGGTGGTCTGGCTGCACAACGCCGAGTGCACCGGCTGCACTGAAGCGGCTCTCCGTACCATCAAACCCTTTATCGATTCGCTCATCCTCGACACCATCTCCCTGGACTACCAGGAGACGATCATGGCCGCCGCCGGCGACGCCGCCGAGGATGCCCTGCACAAAGCCATTTCTTCCCCCGATGGCTACTATCTGGTTGTCGAAGGCGGACTTCCCACCATCGACGGCGGCAACTGGGGCATGGTCTCCGGGCACCCCATGCTGGAAACCACCAAGAAACTGGCTCCCAAGGCCAAGGGCGTCATCTGCATCGGCACCTGCTCGTGCTACGGCGGCATCCAGAAAGCCAAGCCCAACCCAAGCAAGGCCATCAGCGTCAGCGAAGCCACCGGACTGACCACCATCAACATCGCCGGTTGCCCGCCAAACCCCATCAACTTCGTCGGAGCCGTGGTCCATGTCCTGGAAAAGGGCATCCCCGAACTCGACTCCAACGGCCGGCCGAAAATCTTCTTCGGCGAGCTCGTCCATGACAACTGTCAGCGCCTCAAGCATTTCGAAAATTCCGAATTCGCTCCTTCCTTCGATTCCGAAGAAGCCAAAAAGGGCTACTGCCTGTACGAACTGGGCTGCAAAGGCCCGGTGACCTACAACAACTGTCCGAAAGTGCTGTTTAACCAGGTCAACTGGCCCGTCGGAGCCGGCCACCCCTGCATCGGATGCAGTGAGCCGGACTTCTGGGACACCATGACCCCCTTCTACGAGCAGGGCTAG
- a CDS encoding M15 family metallopeptidase produces the protein MSIRLPRILCLCALLVSLAAPAPAQTLAPGARRDLAVLATAYPGLMTAIEVNAAGQAVVILADGTRLPYDDGRSKSPEERLNAPDIKDMLAQPYPLGPVTAEPALGFSPGRCRVEPFFLALYGHDKAAVTANCRPVSFLGQTMAFNTRFGAADAFGRAEKSLARLVAADPSLRRYLLPASGGVVWRVIAGTHRLSVHSFAAAVDVSPKGNPYWRNLPRGTNLLPTRQAFPAAAVAAFEAEGFIWGGKWSEFDLMHFEYRPELVLLARLGRGENLPLADIGGLLRVAR, from the coding sequence ATGTCCATCCGACTGCCGCGCATCCTCTGTCTGTGCGCCCTGCTCGTCTCCCTGGCGGCCCCGGCCCCGGCCCAGACGCTTGCTCCAGGCGCACGGCGCGATCTGGCCGTCCTGGCCACCGCCTATCCGGGCCTCATGACCGCCATCGAAGTCAACGCCGCCGGACAGGCCGTCGTCATCCTGGCCGACGGCACACGCCTGCCCTACGACGACGGACGCAGCAAATCCCCGGAGGAACGCTTAAACGCCCCGGACATCAAAGACATGCTGGCCCAGCCCTATCCCCTCGGTCCGGTCACGGCCGAACCGGCCCTGGGCTTTTCCCCGGGCCGATGCCGGGTCGAACCGTTTTTCCTGGCCCTCTACGGCCACGACAAGGCCGCCGTTACGGCCAACTGCCGCCCGGTTTCCTTTCTCGGCCAGACCATGGCCTTCAACACCCGTTTTGGCGCGGCCGATGCGTTTGGCCGGGCGGAAAAAAGCCTTGCCCGGCTGGTGGCTGCCGATCCCTCCTTGCGCCGCTATCTGCTCCCGGCCTCAGGCGGCGTGGTCTGGCGGGTCATCGCCGGCACACATCGCCTCTCCGTCCATTCCTTTGCCGCTGCCGTGGATGTGAGCCCCAAGGGCAACCCGTATTGGCGCAATCTGCCGCGCGGAACCAACCTGCTGCCGACGCGCCAGGCCTTCCCGGCCGCCGCGGTTGCGGCCTTCGAAGCGGAGGGGTTCATCTGGGGCGGCAAGTGGTCGGAGTTTGACCTCATGCACTTCGAATACCGCCCCGAGCTCGTGCTGCTGGCCCGGTTGGGCCGCGGGGAGAATCTTCCTCTGGCCGATATCGGCGGCCTGCTTCGGGTTGCGCGCTGA
- a CDS encoding C-GCAxxG-C-C family protein yields the protein MNAPFSDTARLDALALAVGEKAASLFSHRKLLCAEAILVAINETFGQPVTEDQAVGMAAGLTAGLGDRGCLCGAVAGACAGVGIVCSRGDHAAARAAVRQESAAIHEAFTDRHKSSCCRVLTKHVKADPSAHMTQCAALTGYGAELAVRSILRLRPELLDCPEAALPREKRLCSRVRWLLSLFCR from the coding sequence ATGAACGCCCCCTTTTCCGATACTGCCCGCCTCGACGCCCTGGCCCTGGCCGTGGGCGAGAAGGCGGCCAGCCTTTTTTCCCACCGAAAGCTCCTGTGCGCCGAGGCCATCTTAGTGGCCATAAACGAGACCTTTGGCCAGCCGGTCACCGAAGATCAGGCCGTTGGCATGGCGGCCGGACTCACGGCCGGGCTGGGCGACCGGGGCTGTCTGTGCGGGGCCGTGGCCGGGGCCTGCGCCGGAGTCGGCATTGTCTGCTCCCGGGGCGACCACGCCGCCGCCCGGGCCGCCGTGCGCCAGGAATCGGCCGCCATCCACGAGGCCTTCACCGACCGCCACAAGTCCTCGTGTTGCCGGGTGCTGACCAAACACGTGAAAGCGGACCCAAGCGCCCACATGACCCAGTGCGCAGCGCTCACCGGCTACGGGGCCGAACTGGCCGTACGCTCCATCCTGCGCCTGCGCCCGGAGCTTCTCGACTGCCCCGAAGCCGCCTTGCCCCGGGAAAAGCGCCTGTGCAGCCGGGTCCGCTGGCTGCTGTCGCTCTTTTGCCGGTAG
- a CDS encoding rhodanese-like domain-containing protein, which translates to MRTVKLILALLTVIALAAPALADKFEDETAKEKEAVKLVRDTQKAGYALVTTEELKQWMDEKKPMVIVDTMPFEDSYKKEHVPGAVNFVFPIPDMAAWDAKETDGKSEADYLKLLGPDKDKTIVVYCGFVKCTRSHNGAVWAQKLGYKNVVRYSGGIFAWKGANLPVEAVK; encoded by the coding sequence ATGCGCACCGTCAAACTGATCCTGGCCCTTTTGACCGTCATTGCCCTGGCCGCCCCGGCCCTGGCCGACAAATTCGAGGACGAGACCGCCAAAGAGAAAGAAGCCGTCAAGCTCGTGCGCGACACCCAAAAGGCCGGCTACGCCCTGGTGACCACCGAGGAACTCAAGCAATGGATGGACGAGAAAAAGCCCATGGTCATCGTCGACACCATGCCCTTTGAAGACAGCTATAAAAAAGAGCACGTGCCCGGCGCGGTGAACTTCGTCTTCCCCATCCCGGACATGGCCGCCTGGGACGCCAAGGAAACCGACGGCAAGTCTGAAGCCGATTACCTGAAGCTGCTTGGCCCGGACAAAGACAAAACCATTGTGGTCTACTGCGGCTTCGTCAAATGCACCCGCAGCCACAACGGCGCGGTGTGGGCCCAAAAGCTCGGCTACAAAAACGTCGTGCGCTACTCCGGCGGCATCTTTGCCTGGAAGGGCGCCAACCTGCCCGTGGAAGCCGTAAAATAG
- a CDS encoding MauE/DoxX family redox-associated membrane protein codes for MQYLATFLASVWLSRAVRAALAVAFIAAGLLKLADVHAFVLTIKAFGVLPTDSVKPVAALLPVLEIIGGGLLLCDAPGGLAIVGSLLFLFIGVVANAIRQGLDIDCGCYGPGDVEGQVYHGLWPTLWRDAAMLAGVAYLFIRRRQRSRLASPKPPTSKECPCAPSN; via the coding sequence ATGCAATACCTCGCCACCTTCCTTGCCTCGGTCTGGCTTTCCCGGGCCGTCCGCGCCGCCCTGGCCGTCGCGTTCATCGCGGCCGGCCTCCTCAAACTCGCTGATGTCCACGCCTTTGTCCTGACCATCAAGGCCTTTGGCGTCTTGCCGACCGACAGCGTCAAACCCGTTGCCGCCCTCTTGCCTGTCCTGGAAATCATCGGCGGCGGGCTGCTCCTGTGCGACGCCCCGGGCGGACTGGCCATCGTCGGCAGCCTGCTGTTCCTTTTTATCGGCGTCGTTGCAAACGCCATCCGCCAGGGCCTGGACATCGACTGCGGCTGCTACGGCCCGGGCGATGTCGAAGGCCAAGTGTACCACGGTCTGTGGCCGACGCTGTGGCGCGACGCGGCAATGCTTGCCGGCGTGGCCTATCTTTTCATCCGGCGACGGCAGCGCTCCCGCCTCGCCTCCCCGAAACCCCCAACGTCCAAGGAGTGTCCATGCGCACCGTCAAACTGA
- a CDS encoding lytic transglycosylase, with the protein MRMRLLSALLAPLALALALSPARAADPQKQPADFRGVPWGAPKASLPDLAGIDRDGDIIHYERTGEKKELGGISLKNVTYSFFKDKFYHAEIGYQGQGAAEALQQSLEAKYGPPDAVRQKTDAAGHAYSVATWNWPGALFIGHRQDKDTPTGRIFYFYAPITEASAKAQGIAAAPATGKPATYPVKKGDSIERIAKTHGVSEADLLAANPGLTDKNLKAGASINLPGQTAKPARKPAPPLQPGEYIEYTVKEGEVLSKVANANGARTRDVIAANPDIDPDNVRPGTVLRIPIKKDAAPPAPADPEAAGKPQTAPGPAAPTPAAP; encoded by the coding sequence ATGCGTATGCGACTTCTTTCCGCCCTCCTGGCCCCCCTGGCCCTGGCCCTGGCCTTGTCCCCGGCCCGGGCCGCCGATCCTCAAAAGCAGCCCGCCGATTTCCGGGGCGTCCCCTGGGGTGCGCCCAAAGCCTCCCTGCCGGACCTGGCCGGCATCGACCGCGACGGGGACATCATTCATTATGAACGGACCGGCGAGAAAAAAGAACTGGGCGGCATTTCCCTGAAAAACGTCACCTACTCCTTTTTCAAGGACAAATTCTACCACGCCGAGATAGGCTACCAGGGCCAGGGGGCGGCCGAGGCCCTGCAGCAAAGCCTGGAAGCCAAATACGGCCCCCCGGACGCCGTGCGCCAGAAGACCGATGCCGCCGGGCACGCCTACTCCGTCGCCACCTGGAACTGGCCGGGCGCGCTTTTCATCGGCCATCGCCAGGACAAGGACACCCCCACCGGCCGGATCTTCTACTTCTACGCCCCCATCACCGAGGCCTCGGCCAAGGCCCAGGGCATCGCCGCCGCCCCGGCCACCGGGAAGCCGGCCACTTATCCGGTCAAAAAAGGGGACAGCATTGAGCGCATCGCCAAAACGCACGGCGTCTCCGAAGCCGATCTGCTGGCGGCCAACCCGGGCCTGACCGACAAGAACCTCAAGGCCGGGGCCAGCATCAACCTGCCCGGCCAGACCGCCAAACCGGCCCGCAAACCCGCCCCGCCGCTGCAGCCCGGCGAGTATATCGAATACACCGTCAAAGAGGGCGAGGTGCTGTCCAAGGTGGCCAATGCCAATGGCGCGCGCACCCGCGACGTCATTGCCGCCAATCCCGACATTGACCCGGACAATGTGCGTCCGGGCACGGTGTTGCGGATCCCGATCAAAAAGGACGCCGCCCCTCCGGCTCCGGCCGATCCCGAAGCGGCGGGCAAGCCTCAGACTGCGCCCGGGCCGGCAGCCCCGACGCCAGCCGCCCCCTGA
- a CDS encoding OmpA/MotB family protein translates to MSGHKPAPRKPPKLPGFPQAHGSSWKVAYADFVTAMMAFFLLMWIINMTPPATLKQLEQYFQGEPKPAQGALFSPDANERQHTAALNRDDAMRYAIAVRFKKIITEDPYLKSSSGVSSDDVGVLLRLQNGMLFTPGSAELTEGAKRLLADVVDVLKTYNVALVIRGHADAAEAVKGLYPSNWELSGARAAAAARAIIAMGGIQSNRIRAVAYGDSRPLVPEFSPEAVSANRRVEFYFHRPDVTNAQVLY, encoded by the coding sequence ATGTCCGGCCACAAACCCGCCCCGCGAAAGCCGCCCAAGCTCCCCGGCTTCCCCCAGGCCCATGGATCGAGCTGGAAGGTGGCCTACGCCGATTTCGTCACGGCCATGATGGCCTTTTTCCTGCTCATGTGGATCATCAATATGACCCCGCCGGCCACCCTCAAGCAGCTGGAGCAGTACTTTCAGGGCGAACCGAAACCGGCCCAGGGGGCGCTTTTTTCTCCCGACGCCAATGAACGCCAGCACACGGCGGCGCTGAATCGCGACGATGCCATGCGCTACGCCATTGCCGTGCGGTTTAAAAAAATCATTACCGAGGACCCGTACCTGAAAAGCAGCAGCGGGGTCAGTTCCGACGACGTCGGGGTACTTCTTCGCCTGCAAAACGGCATGCTCTTTACCCCGGGGTCGGCCGAACTGACCGAAGGGGCCAAACGCCTGCTGGCCGACGTGGTGGACGTGCTCAAAACCTACAATGTTGCCCTGGTCATCCGGGGCCACGCCGATGCAGCCGAGGCGGTCAAGGGCCTGTATCCCTCCAACTGGGAGCTGTCCGGAGCCCGGGCCGCTGCGGCGGCCCGGGCCATCATCGCCATGGGCGGCATCCAGTCGAACCGCATCCGGGCCGTGGCCTACGGCGATTCGCGCCCACTCGTGCCGGAATTTTCCCCGGAAGCGGTCTCGGCCAACCGCCGGGTGGAATTCTACTTCCACCGTCCCGATGTGACCAACGCACAAGTGCTGTACTGA